A single genomic interval of Bacteroidota bacterium harbors:
- a CDS encoding S8 family serine peptidase, which produces MEHFFNAVCKSLRIKNLQLFSLVILFLFIQFLVKADGGYPTGVVASYNDATQELTLTVNWSFASIKSNKAIGVATFADLNGDGILPQPSDNPYTWTSGGNLSAGSTTAMDEFLGQMATSDIDGFASAASYPSGDYTDIGIASGVIGIYATTPRVLFPYGLDEPYPNKTGTFTIVYSNVTVAPTSVCVAIYDVKTKVIFGVRVVKNLGGSRSPRSASLFYNYNNSIDEDNGDGCASLATLVALNCASDTTIASCQTQTAVDAAYASWLATTTASGGCSAELTNNSTGAPLACGGIKTVTFTYTSSCAPLITTCSATFTVVADETDPEIICPDNINICIESGATNASINFGTATATDNCAGAITITNNLSESTTYNFPLGTTEIIWTAIDACGNDVTCVQTVTVYSESSATVEATICEGEIYILPDGLEATTTDTYITSFETASGCDSVITTNLIINALPHAFAGADKTINCVDSIATLNGSSDMLDVTYAWESNDGGHIISGADTPNPEVDAVGTYVLTVTNSITGCISLTDAVSVIEGPCIFPIVNAPEGGKSEDVIGSELFSLSEDPEGDVSPLSNIFFFSGDSIYIEIIYNTGHYDDVINLLTTPEYGLTNILDNGDYELIITGLFPIAHLPLLNELPEIINYARPLYQPLSNSGIAYTLGDKAMRSDFVRTGYGLEGDGIKIGVLSDSYNKIAGDPAAIDVANKDLPGIANPDYPTPVHVLKDYPFGVRLDEGRAMLQLIHDIAPKAELAFRTGFISAGDFSVGIKALRDDSCDIIVDDITYIYEPFFQDGIVAQAVDEVVDDGVVYFSAAGNFGSKAYESTFNGVAPPAGLTGYAHDFSGGDIFQSVTFAPGTYTIVLQWSDSIYSIGQTYTGTQNDLDIYLAYDNGNTLFGLNRDNTNGDPVEVLSFTVPDSIQSSNILIVNTSGNNPVQFKYVVFRGEIIINEYNSNTSTLVGQANAEGAIAVGAVLYLNTPEFGVTSPTIASFSSVGGTPVNGVVRNKPDFAAANGGNTTVNFGAPSVDGDAFPNFYGTSAAAPHAAAVAALLMEGKAKYEMVNMTPAEVRELMRSTALDMDVPGFDYNTGYGFIQANAAMETFAAPIPEITGISIPDDSIVPGEEPFEIIIEGNYLTENTVVIFRDDTILTVYVNDSMLTASIPVFIGNPSISLYTPPMSLNGNDGGLSDTIYFYSPIKEDVFIVANDKSKNFGESIPAFDVSIIKDTTLISELGLTASDLGLDYLSFETPANNNSNVGLYFIHPVIDSIDAGYAELYNFFLVDGLLAIDKMPLNIIPKNDTIIYGEAIPAFAFEYQYSDSLIPLVEANAFLTELETEHTDNIANAVAYIKGSDVVGARPLINSDLEHLSFLTSAKALINARPLINAKALINGDVEIDTTYVIDIALESLFGYEEDSANATLANARPLINAKALINAKALINGDAVVNAKALINGSPLVNSETVAEGSNDDAVVIIDEDDVYSDDTLYSYTPINLITGFEVGNHILVPAAFLSNNFEITYGLGTLTILPAPLYFKADTAEAVYGTVTDSTVASSIYGYVYEDADSNVIAEMPELSLLNDTGMSSDIDGANAGVYDVVIDDVTFTDSANYYAVYLNGLLTVTPASLIVTANNITINQYDPEPLFTSTYSGFVNGDDASVVLDINYASSPAYTGPSGTYAIVASGIVLSNPENYSVTYLNGTLTVTKNSVLMCHFGTTITITTFWEFVIHILHGDYIGACYEVGRMAEMDEVQEYRFYPNPVSESLTILSNQPLCNDAYLEVFDALGNRVILLNDLGEGADYVQLDMSGLSKGMYVVRIINHDKPTTIQIVKQ; this is translated from the coding sequence ATGGAACACTTTTTCAATGCAGTATGCAAAAGTTTAAGGATTAAAAATCTTCAACTCTTTTCTTTAGTAATTCTTTTTTTATTCATTCAATTTTTAGTGAAAGCAGATGGTGGTTATCCCACCGGAGTAGTTGCAAGCTATAATGATGCAACTCAGGAATTAACGCTAACAGTTAACTGGTCATTTGCAAGTATCAAATCAAATAAAGCAATTGGTGTTGCAACATTTGCTGATTTAAATGGCGATGGTATTTTACCACAACCATCCGACAATCCATATACCTGGACAAGCGGTGGAAATCTAAGTGCAGGTAGTACAACAGCGATGGATGAATTCTTAGGTCAAATGGCTACATCAGATATTGATGGTTTTGCATCAGCAGCATCCTATCCTTCGGGAGATTATACAGATATCGGAATTGCATCAGGTGTGATTGGAATTTATGCTACAACTCCACGAGTATTATTTCCTTATGGATTAGATGAACCGTACCCCAATAAGACGGGCACATTTACTATTGTTTACAGCAATGTTACCGTTGCTCCTACAAGTGTATGTGTTGCTATTTATGATGTGAAAACAAAAGTAATATTTGGTGTACGTGTAGTAAAAAATCTTGGTGGAAGTCGTTCGCCAAGAAGTGCATCTCTTTTTTATAATTATAATAATTCAATTGATGAAGATAACGGTGATGGATGTGCTTCATTGGCAACTCTGGTTGCATTAAACTGTGCTTCTGATACAACGATTGCATCATGTCAAACACAAACTGCAGTAGATGCAGCTTATGCATCCTGGCTTGCAACTACAACAGCATCGGGTGGATGTTCTGCTGAATTAACAAACAACAGTACAGGTGCTCCATTGGCTTGTGGTGGAATCAAAACAGTTACGTTCACTTATACTAGTTCTTGTGCTCCTTTAATTACAACTTGTTCTGCAACTTTTACTGTTGTTGCTGATGAAACTGATCCTGAAATTATTTGTCCTGATAACATTAATATTTGTATTGAATCTGGTGCAACAAATGCCTCAATTAATTTTGGTACTGCAACTGCAACTGATAATTGTGCAGGTGCAATTACAATCACAAATAATTTATCGGAATCTACTACTTATAATTTCCCATTGGGTACAACAGAAATTATTTGGACAGCTATTGATGCATGTGGTAATGATGTAACATGTGTGCAAACTGTTACTGTGTATTCTGAGTCAAGCGCAACAGTGGAAGCAACAATTTGTGAGGGTGAAATTTATATTCTTCCTGACGGATTAGAAGCAACAACAACTGATACATATATTACTTCTTTTGAAACTGCTTCAGGTTGTGATTCAGTGATTACTACTAATCTTATTATAAATGCATTGCCACATGCTTTTGCAGGTGCAGATAAAACTATTAATTGCGTTGACAGTATTGCAACTCTTAATGGTTCATCAGATATGCTGGATGTAACTTATGCATGGGAATCAAATGATGGTGGACATATTATTTCAGGTGCTGATACACCAAATCCGGAAGTGGATGCTGTTGGCACTTATGTACTCACAGTTACAAATTCTATTACTGGTTGTATCAGTTTAACAGATGCAGTTTCTGTAATAGAAGGTCCATGTATTTTCCCAATTGTGAATGCACCTGAGGGAGGAAAATCAGAAGATGTTATCGGCTCTGAATTATTTTCTTTATCCGAGGATCCGGAAGGTGATGTTTCTCCATTATCAAATATTTTCTTCTTCTCTGGCGATAGTATTTATATTGAAATAATTTATAATACAGGTCATTATGATGATGTAATAAATTTATTGACTACACCGGAATATGGATTAACAAATATTCTTGACAATGGCGATTATGAATTAATTATTACAGGACTTTTCCCTATTGCTCACCTGCCGTTATTAAATGAACTTCCAGAGATTATTAATTATGCTCGTCCATTATATCAACCATTATCCAATAGTGGAATTGCCTATACACTTGGTGATAAAGCAATGCGTTCGGATTTTGTAAGAACAGGTTATGGTTTGGAAGGTGACGGAATTAAAATTGGTGTGTTATCCGATAGCTATAATAAAATTGCAGGAGACCCTGCGGCAATAGATGTTGCAAATAAAGATTTACCCGGCATTGCAAATCCGGATTATCCAACACCTGTACATGTGCTAAAAGATTATCCTTTTGGTGTGCGCTTAGATGAAGGAAGAGCAATGTTGCAATTGATACATGATATAGCCCCAAAAGCAGAATTAGCTTTCAGAACTGGATTTATTTCTGCAGGAGATTTTTCAGTGGGAATAAAAGCATTGAGAGATGATAGCTGTGATATAATTGTGGATGATATTACGTATATCTACGAGCCATTTTTTCAAGATGGTATTGTTGCACAAGCAGTGGATGAAGTAGTGGATGATGGTGTTGTTTATTTTTCTGCTGCCGGGAATTTTGGATCAAAAGCGTATGAATCTACTTTCAATGGTGTAGCACCACCGGCAGGATTAACCGGCTATGCACATGATTTTAGTGGAGGTGATATTTTTCAAAGTGTAACATTTGCTCCAGGCACTTACACAATTGTTTTGCAATGGTCTGATTCCATTTATTCTATTGGTCAAACTTATACAGGAACACAAAATGATTTAGATATTTATCTTGCTTATGATAATGGCAATACGCTATTTGGTTTGAATCGTGATAATACAAATGGAGATCCTGTAGAAGTACTTTCTTTTACTGTTCCGGATTCCATACAGTCTTCAAATATTTTAATAGTAAATACATCAGGAAATAATCCAGTACAATTTAAATATGTTGTATTCCGTGGTGAAATAATTATCAATGAATATAATTCTAACACCTCTACTTTAGTTGGTCAGGCAAATGCAGAAGGTGCTATTGCAGTGGGTGCAGTACTTTATTTAAATACGCCTGAGTTTGGTGTTACTTCTCCAACCATTGCATCCTTCTCTTCTGTTGGTGGAACACCGGTAAATGGAGTAGTTAGAAACAAACCTGATTTTGCTGCTGCTAATGGTGGAAATACCACTGTAAATTTTGGTGCGCCAAGCGTAGATGGCGATGCCTTCCCTAACTTCTATGGTACCTCTGCTGCTGCACCACATGCTGCTGCTGTTGCTGCTTTATTAATGGAAGGAAAAGCAAAATATGAAATGGTAAATATGACACCTGCAGAGGTGCGTGAATTAATGCGAAGTACTGCACTTGATATGGATGTTCCGGGCTTTGATTATAACACCGGTTATGGATTTATTCAGGCAAATGCAGCTATGGAAACTTTTGCCGCACCTATTCCGGAAATTACTGGAATTTCAATTCCTGATGATAGTATTGTTCCGGGTGAAGAACCATTTGAAATAATTATTGAAGGAAATTATCTCACAGAAAATACAGTGGTAATATTCCGTGATGATACTATTCTTACTGTCTATGTAAATGATAGTATGCTAACTGCATCAATACCGGTATTCATCGGCAATCCTTCTATTAGTTTATATACTCCTCCCATGTCTTTAAATGGAAATGATGGCGGATTATCTGATACAATTTATTTCTACAGTCCAATAAAAGAAGATGTATTTATTGTAGCGAATGATAAGAGTAAAAATTTTGGTGAATCAATTCCTGCATTTGATGTAAGTATAATTAAAGACACTACATTAATTAGTGAGCTTGGTTTAACTGCTTCTGATTTAGGATTAGATTATCTCTCTTTTGAAACACCTGCTAACAATAATTCAAATGTGGGATTATATTTTATTCATCCGGTAATTGATAGTATTGATGCAGGATATGCTGAGCTATATAATTTCTTTTTGGTAGATGGATTATTAGCGATTGATAAAATGCCATTGAATATTATTCCTAAAAATGATACGATTATTTATGGCGAAGCAATTCCTGCGTTTGCTTTTGAATATCAATACAGTGATTCTTTAATTCCACTTGTAGAAGCAAATGCATTTTTAACTGAATTAGAAACTGAGCATACCGATAATATTGCGAATGCTGTTGCTTATATAAAAGGATCTGATGTAGTGGGAGCACGACCTTTAATTAATTCTGATTTGGAACATTTAAGTTTCCTTACAAGTGCAAAGGCTCTTATAAATGCTCGGCCTTTAATTAATGCAAAAGCATTGATTAACGGTGATGTGGAAATTGATACTACATACGTAATTGATATCGCTTTAGAATCATTATTTGGTTATGAAGAAGATTCTGCAAATGCGACGTTAGCAAATGCTCGTCCGCTGATAAATGCCAAAGCATTAATAAATGCAAAAGCATTGATAAATGGTGATGCAGTTGTAAATGCAAAAGCGCTAATCAATGGTTCACCTTTAGTAAATAGTGAAACAGTTGCAGAAGGATCAAACGATGATGCGGTTGTAATTATAGATGAAGACGATGTGTATTCTGATGATACATTATACAGCTACACACCAATAAATTTGATAACAGGTTTTGAAGTGGGTAATCACATCTTAGTGCCGGCTGCTTTCTTATCTAACAACTTTGAAATAACTTATGGATTAGGAACACTTACTATACTTCCTGCTCCATTATATTTTAAAGCAGATACTGCGGAAGCGGTTTATGGTACTGTTACAGATTCAACAGTTGCTTCTTCTATTTACGGTTATGTGTATGAAGATGCTGACAGTAATGTGATTGCCGAAATGCCAGAGTTGAGTTTATTAAATGATACGGGAATGAGTTCTGATATTGATGGTGCAAATGCCGGAGTATATGATGTAGTAATTGATGATGTAACCTTTACTGATTCGGCGAATTATTATGCAGTGTATTTAAACGGATTGCTAACAGTAACTCCAGCATCATTAATTGTAACTGCAAATAACATTACTATTAATCAATATGATCCTGAACCGTTATTTACTTCTACATATAGTGGTTTTGTAAATGGTGATGATGCATCTGTTGTTCTTGATATTAATTATGCAAGCAGTCCTGCATATACAGGTCCATCCGGTACTTATGCTATTGTAGCTTCCGGTATTGTGTTATCAAACCCGGAAAATTATTCTGTTACATATTTAAACGGCACTTTAACTGTAACTAAAAATAGCGTTCTTATGTGCCACTTTGGAACTACAATTACCATTACCACTTTTTGGGAATTTGTAATTCACATCTTGCATGGCGACTATATTGGTGCATGTTATGAAGTAGGAAGAATGGCAGAAATGGACGAAGTACAGGAGTATAGATTCTATCCAAATCCTGTTTCTGAATCATTAACAATTTTAAGTAATCAGCCACTTTGTAATGATGCGTATTTAGAAGTATTTGATGCACTTGGTAACAGAGTGATATTATTAAATGATTTAGGGGAAGGAGCGGATTATGTGCAATTGGATATGTCCGGTTTAAGCAAAGGAATGTATGTAGTAAGAATTATAAATCATGATAAGCCAACCACAATTCAAATTGTGAAGCAATAA
- a CDS encoding tetratricopeptide repeat protein produces the protein MKQTILYFTFFVIGIFTFQLHAFAQDDEIDSLKTVLKSMPEDTNKVLTLIELSSNYYGVDPSAAIANAENARNLSIQLGFKKGRALALKSMGIANYYKGDYVEALDQWQKALIVFDSIGDKSGVANMLSNIGGIYFNQGDDVNALDYYLRALKLAEELDDKLRIATACINIGALYNNKDNTKPLAKEYYERALPISIALDDKDAIGTVTVNLGELYMEYYQDDSTALSYFMQSLDAYTGSENLPYTLNDIGKLYLKKKDYDRSLQYHIQAYDLAQVMDSKLDMVQSLKGLAATNAGQKNFKQSLSNYKKAETLAQEIGATYELKDIYEGLSNTYSALSDFKNAYDYNTLYSGIKDTIYNIETDKKLSGLLFNFEIEKKEAEIDLLTKDKELQDVVIQRQELAKNASLIGLTLIVIIAFILYYGYRNKVRTNKILDAQKDQIEGLLLNILPTSVAKELQEKGKATPRYYESVSVLFTDFKGFTMLSQGMTPNDLVEELNAFFVAFDKIIQKYHLEKIKTIGDSYMCAGGIPDINTSHPFDIVHAALEIREYIREKNKHKALAGLPSWDLRIGIHTGPVVAGVVGLNKYAYDIWGSTVNIASRMESSGEPGKVNVSSYTYSIIKNSFSCSHRGKISAKNIGEIDMYFVEPATEPQLVIT, from the coding sequence ATGAAACAAACCATTTTATATTTCACATTTTTTGTAATTGGAATTTTTACTTTTCAATTACATGCATTCGCACAAGATGATGAAATTGATAGTTTGAAAACGGTATTAAAATCTATGCCGGAGGATACCAATAAGGTACTTACATTAATTGAGTTGAGTTCTAATTATTATGGCGTTGATCCAAGTGCAGCAATAGCCAATGCGGAGAATGCAAGAAATTTATCAATACAGTTGGGATTTAAAAAAGGCAGAGCCCTCGCATTAAAATCAATGGGTATTGCAAATTATTATAAAGGAGATTATGTAGAAGCATTAGATCAATGGCAAAAGGCATTAATAGTATTTGATTCTATAGGCGACAAAAGTGGTGTTGCAAATATGCTTAGTAATATCGGCGGTATTTATTTTAATCAGGGAGATGATGTAAATGCATTGGATTATTATCTGCGTGCTTTAAAACTTGCAGAAGAATTAGATGATAAATTACGCATTGCAACTGCTTGTATTAATATAGGTGCACTTTACAATAATAAAGACAATACAAAACCACTTGCAAAAGAATATTATGAAAGAGCATTACCTATAAGTATTGCTTTGGATGATAAAGATGCTATTGGTACAGTCACCGTAAATCTGGGTGAATTGTATATGGAATATTATCAAGATGATTCCACTGCACTCAGTTATTTTATGCAATCGTTAGATGCGTACACAGGTTCAGAAAATTTACCTTACACACTAAATGATATTGGCAAATTATATCTGAAGAAAAAAGATTACGACCGATCATTACAATACCATATTCAAGCGTATGATCTTGCACAGGTAATGGATTCAAAATTAGATATGGTGCAATCGCTGAAAGGCTTGGCAGCAACCAATGCCGGTCAGAAAAATTTCAAGCAATCCCTTTCTAATTATAAAAAAGCAGAAACACTTGCGCAGGAGATTGGAGCAACTTATGAATTAAAAGATATTTATGAAGGCTTATCCAACACTTATTCTGCACTTTCAGATTTTAAAAATGCATATGATTATAATACATTGTATTCGGGAATAAAAGATACTATCTATAATATTGAAACCGATAAAAAATTATCCGGATTGTTATTCAATTTCGAAATTGAAAAGAAAGAAGCAGAAATTGATTTGTTGACGAAAGATAAAGAATTGCAGGATGTGGTTATTCAAAGACAAGAGCTTGCAAAAAACGCATCATTAATCGGATTGACATTAATTGTAATCATTGCTTTTATTCTGTATTATGGATATAGAAATAAAGTGCGTACGAATAAAATTCTGGATGCACAAAAAGATCAAATTGAAGGATTGCTATTAAATATTTTGCCTACTTCTGTTGCTAAAGAATTGCAGGAAAAAGGAAAAGCTACTCCTCGCTATTATGAAAGTGTTTCTGTGTTGTTTACTGACTTTAAAGGATTTACAATGCTTTCTCAAGGTATGACGCCAAATGATTTAGTGGAAGAATTAAATGCATTTTTTGTAGCCTTTGATAAAATAATTCAAAAATATCATCTTGAAAAAATAAAAACAATTGGTGATTCTTATATGTGTGCAGGTGGAATTCCGGATATAAACACTTCTCATCCATTTGATATAGTGCATGCAGCATTGGAAATACGAGAATATATTCGTGAAAAAAATAAACACAAAGCATTAGCAGGTTTGCCAAGTTGGGATTTACGTATAGGTATTCATACAGGCCCTGTTGTAGCAGGTGTGGTTGGTTTAAATAAGTATGCATACGATATCTGGGGTAGCACAGTGAATATTGCAAGCCGCATGGAAAGTAGCGGTGAACCGGGAAAAGTAAATGTTTCCTCATATACCTATTCAATTATTAAAAATAGTTTTTCCTGTAGTCATCGGGGTAAAATTTCTGCAAAGAACATTGGTGAAATTGATATGTATTTTGTAGAACCCGCTACGGAACCTCAGTTGGTAATTACTTGA
- a CDS encoding COX15/CtaA family protein, whose protein sequence is MRAVKIWLWVGVFMVFIQVLIGGITRLTGSGLSITEWSVIMGAVPPTNAAQWNDAFEQYKQFPQYQLVNQHFTLSEFKNIFWWEYLHRNWARLIGLVFLFPFIWFWIRKTIDRTWKNKLWIVFLLGGLQGLMGWIMVASGLIDMPWVSPYNLTMHLLLALLVFCYLQWLALSITNKKVNVDYFLINKNIKIILALVIAQIIFGGFMAGTKAGMIMNTYPLMEGKFIPDGLNNHTGLVRNIFENTIAINFIHRTLAAIVFISIITFVIRFRKQENILLRRLTYALGIFICIQFLLGVCTLLEGSGGIPITLGVLHQSVAFICTFFIVAILFYSRKRNTTPLIN, encoded by the coding sequence ATGCGGGCAGTAAAAATTTGGTTGTGGGTGGGTGTATTTATGGTATTTATTCAGGTATTAATTGGAGGTATTACCCGCCTTACCGGTTCGGGTTTATCTATTACTGAATGGAGTGTAATTATGGGTGCGGTGCCACCAACAAATGCAGCGCAATGGAATGATGCGTTTGAACAGTATAAACAGTTTCCGCAATATCAATTGGTGAATCAACATTTTACTTTATCAGAATTTAAAAATATTTTTTGGTGGGAATATTTACATCGCAATTGGGCACGACTTATCGGGTTGGTTTTTTTATTTCCATTTATTTGGTTTTGGATTAGAAAAACAATTGATCGCACATGGAAAAATAAATTATGGATTGTTTTTTTATTGGGTGGCTTGCAAGGATTAATGGGTTGGATTATGGTTGCCAGTGGATTAATTGATATGCCATGGGTAAGTCCTTATAACCTCACTATGCATTTGCTGCTTGCATTACTTGTGTTTTGTTATTTGCAATGGCTCGCTTTAAGTATTACAAATAAAAAAGTAAACGTTGATTATTTTCTCATCAATAAGAATATTAAAATCATACTTGCATTAGTGATAGCTCAAATTATTTTCGGTGGATTTATGGCAGGTACAAAAGCAGGAATGATAATGAACACTTATCCTTTGATGGAAGGAAAATTTATTCCTGATGGATTGAATAATCATACAGGTTTAGTGAGAAATATATTTGAAAATACCATCGCTATAAATTTCATTCATCGCACATTGGCCGCAATTGTTTTTATATCTATTATCACATTTGTAATCAGATTCAGGAAACAAGAAAATATATTATTGCGCAGATTAACTTACGCATTGGGAATATTTATTTGCATTCAATTTTTATTGGGAGTTTGCACTTTATTAGAAGGCAGTGGCGGCATTCCTATTACACTTGGAGTATTGCATCAATCTGTTGCTTTTATATGTACTTTTTTCATAGTTGCAATTCTGTTTTATTCACGCAAGCGCAACACTACTCCGCTCATAAATTGA
- the rfbA gene encoding glucose-1-phosphate thymidylyltransferase RfbA, translated as MKGIILAGGSGTRLHPITLAISKQLMPIYDKPMIYYPLSTLMMAGIKDILIISTPHDLPGFEKLLGDGSRLGCSFSYKEQPSPDGLAQAFTLGADFIGNDKVALVLGDNIFYGAGLGELLAENNNPDGGIIYAYHVSDPERYGVVEFDANNKVISIEEKPEKPKSKYAVPGLYFYDNDVVHIAKNLRPSPRGEYEITDVNKEYLQQGKLKVSVLPRGTAWFDTGTFDSLMAASQFIQVIEQRQGWNIGCIEEVAYRKKFIDAAQLEKIAQPLVKSGYGSYLLKVIS; from the coding sequence TTGAAAGGAATAATTCTCGCAGGTGGCTCTGGTACACGATTACATCCCATTACACTCGCTATCAGTAAACAACTGATGCCCATTTATGATAAGCCAATGATTTATTATCCGCTCTCTACTTTAATGATGGCGGGAATAAAAGATATATTAATAATTTCTACTCCTCATGACCTTCCCGGTTTTGAAAAATTATTGGGTGATGGATCTCGTCTCGGATGTAGTTTTTCTTACAAAGAACAACCAAGTCCGGATGGCCTTGCACAAGCATTTACTTTAGGTGCAGATTTTATCGGCAATGATAAAGTGGCTTTGGTATTAGGTGATAATATTTTTTATGGTGCAGGCTTAGGTGAGTTACTTGCAGAAAATAATAATCCGGATGGCGGAATTATTTATGCATATCATGTAAGCGATCCGGAGCGATATGGTGTTGTAGAATTTGATGCAAACAATAAGGTAATTTCTATTGAAGAAAAACCCGAAAAGCCAAAATCAAAATATGCAGTTCCGGGTTTATATTTTTATGATAATGATGTAGTGCATATTGCAAAAAATTTGAGACCAAGTCCGAGAGGTGAATATGAAATTACAGATGTAAATAAAGAATATTTACAACAAGGGAAATTAAAAGTAAGTGTGTTACCTCGTGGCACTGCATGGTTTGATACTGGTACTTTCGATTCACTGATGGCGGCATCACAATTTATTCAGGTAATTGAACAAAGACAGGGATGGAATATTGGTTGTATTGAAGAAGTAGCCTACCGCAAAAAGTTTATTGATGCAGCACAATTAGAAAAAATTGCACAACCTCTTGTTAAAAGTGGTTATGGAAGTTATTTATTAAAAGTTATTAGTTAA
- the galE gene encoding UDP-glucose 4-epimerase GalE translates to METPYKVLITGGCGYIGSHTAIDLLNKGFEVISIDNFSRSRTDVPERIKNITGKSFQNYRVDCRDLNKLRSIFEEHGDIQGIIHFAAFKSVGESVDKPLIYYDNNINALINMLRICDEFDVKDFVFSSSCSVYGNASSLPVDELTELMPPESPYGWTKLFSEQIIKDHAVKTAERKFILLRYFNPVGAHESGMIGEIPWGVPSNVVPAITRTAIGKQDKFLIFGDDYPTADGSCVRDYIHVMDIADAHTKALQFLIENKNNSNCEIFNLGSGNGVSVLQLVNAFTEINQVPLNYEIAEKRAGDVIAIYADNKKAQSELGWNCTRSIKDMMQSAWLWEQQMEKESEE, encoded by the coding sequence ATGGAAACACCTTATAAAGTTTTAATTACCGGTGGATGTGGTTATATCGGTTCGCATACTGCAATTGATTTATTGAACAAAGGATTTGAAGTTATCTCCATTGATAATTTTTCAAGATCTCGCACAGATGTTCCTGAACGCATAAAAAATATTACCGGCAAATCATTTCAAAATTATCGGGTGGATTGTCGTGATTTAAATAAGTTACGGTCAATTTTTGAAGAGCATGGCGACATTCAGGGCATCATTCATTTTGCTGCATTTAAATCTGTTGGAGAGTCAGTAGATAAGCCATTAATTTATTACGATAATAATATTAATGCATTGATAAATATGTTGCGGATTTGCGATGAATTTGATGTAAAAGATTTTGTATTTTCTTCTTCTTGTTCTGTGTATGGAAATGCATCTTCACTTCCTGTTGATGAATTGACAGAACTCATGCCGCCGGAATCTCCTTATGGCTGGACAAAATTATTTTCAGAACAAATCATTAAAGATCATGCTGTAAAAACTGCAGAAAGAAAATTTATTTTATTGCGCTATTTTAATCCTGTGGGCGCACATGAAAGTGGAATGATTGGTGAAATTCCCTGGGGTGTTCCTTCTAATGTGGTTCCTGCAATTACAAGAACTGCAATTGGTAAGCAAGATAAATTTTTAATTTTTGGCGATGATTATCCCACCGCAGATGGCTCTTGTGTGCGTGATTATATTCATGTAATGGATATTGCAGATGCGCATACAAAAGCATTACAATTTTTAATTGAAAATAAAAATAATTCTAACTGCGAAATATTTAATCTGGGCTCAGGAAATGGTGTGAGTGTTTTGCAATTGGTAAATGCATTTACTGAAATTAATCAGGTCCCATTAAATTATGAAATAGCAGAAAAAAGAGCAGGTGATGTAATTGCTATTTATGCGGATAATAAAAAAGCACAAAGTGAATTGGGCTGGAATTGTACCCGCAGTATTAAGGACATGATGCAATCTGCCTGGCTATGGGAACAGCAAATGGAAAAGGAAAGCGAGGAATAA